One stretch of Streptococcus australis DNA includes these proteins:
- the pgsA gene encoding CDP-diacylglycerol--glycerol-3-phosphate 3-phosphatidyltransferase: MKKEQIPNVLTIGRILFIPLFILILTLDHSQGSHLLAAIIFAVASVTDYLDGYLARKWNVVSNFGKFADPMADKLLVMSAFIMLIELGMAPAWVVAIIICRELAVTGLRLLLVETGGTVLAAAMPGKIKTFSQMFAIIFLLLHWNLIGQLLLYIALFFTIYSGYDYFKGSAHVFRGTFGSK, from the coding sequence ATGAAAAAAGAACAAATCCCTAATGTATTAACAATTGGTAGAATTCTCTTTATACCTCTCTTTATTCTTATTTTGACTTTGGACCATTCACAAGGCAGTCATTTGCTGGCAGCGATTATCTTTGCAGTTGCTAGTGTAACGGATTACCTTGATGGTTACCTTGCTCGTAAATGGAATGTGGTTAGCAACTTTGGAAAGTTTGCAGATCCAATGGCGGATAAGTTGCTAGTTATGTCAGCTTTTATCATGTTGATTGAGTTAGGTATGGCTCCAGCTTGGGTTGTTGCTATTATCATCTGTCGTGAACTTGCGGTGACAGGCTTGCGTTTGTTGCTTGTTGAGACGGGAGGGACAGTTCTAGCAGCAGCGATGCCAGGGAAAATCAAGACCTTTAGTCAGATGTTTGCCATTATCTTTTTGCTCTTACATTGGAATTTAATTGGTCAGCTGTTGCTTTATATCGCTTTGTTTTTCACTATCTACTCTGGTTATGATTATTTTAAGGGTAGCGCTCATGTATTCAGAGGGACATTTGGTTCGAAATGA
- the pcsB gene encoding peptidoglycan hydrolase PcsB, with protein MKKKILASLLLSTVLVSQTAVLTTVRAETTDEKIAAQDNKISSLTAQQQEAQNQVDQIQGQVSTIQAEQASLQAENEKLQAESKKLEGEITELSKNIVARNDSLEKQARSAQTNGAATSYINTIVNSKSITEAISRVAAMSEIVSANNKMLEQQKADKKAISDKQVANNEAINTVIANQQKLADDAQVLTTKQAELKVAELNLAAEKATAEGEKASLLEKKAAAEAEAKAAAEAEAAYKARQASQQQSVVASGNTSFSAQVQATSTSDDEDSSYTPAPAPTPARQRPTYSSNASSYPTGECTWGAKTLAPWAGDYWGNGAQWATSAAAAGFRTGSTPQVGAIACWNDGGYGHVAVVTAVSSSSRIQVSESNYGGDRTIGNKRGWFNPTTTSEGYVTYIYPN; from the coding sequence ATGAAGAAAAAAATCTTAGCGTCACTTTTGTTAAGTACAGTATTGGTCTCACAAACAGCAGTATTGACAACTGTTCGTGCAGAAACAACTGATGAAAAAATTGCTGCTCAAGATAATAAAATTAGCAGTTTAACAGCACAACAACAAGAAGCTCAAAATCAAGTGGATCAAATCCAAGGTCAAGTTTCAACAATTCAAGCAGAGCAAGCAAGCTTGCAAGCCGAAAACGAAAAATTACAAGCTGAATCTAAAAAACTTGAAGGAGAAATTACAGAGCTTTCTAAGAATATTGTTGCTCGTAATGACTCATTGGAAAAACAAGCTCGTAGTGCACAGACAAATGGAGCTGCGACTAGCTACATTAATACAATTGTAAACTCAAAATCAATTACTGAAGCGATTTCACGTGTAGCTGCCATGAGCGAAATCGTATCAGCTAACAACAAAATGTTGGAACAACAAAAGGCTGATAAAAAAGCAATTTCTGATAAACAAGTCGCCAATAATGAAGCAATCAATACAGTTATTGCTAACCAACAAAAACTGGCTGATGATGCGCAAGTATTGACAACTAAGCAAGCTGAGTTGAAAGTTGCTGAGTTGAACCTTGCTGCTGAGAAAGCTACTGCAGAAGGTGAAAAAGCTAGTTTGCTAGAGAAGAAAGCAGCTGCAGAAGCAGAAGCGAAAGCAGCTGCAGAAGCAGAAGCGGCTTACAAAGCTCGTCAAGCAAGCCAACAACAATCAGTAGTTGCTTCAGGAAATACAAGCTTCTCAGCTCAAGTGCAAGCGACATCAACATCTGATGATGAGGATTCAAGCTACACTCCAGCACCTGCTCCAACTCCTGCTAGACAACGTCCAACATACAGCTCAAATGCATCAAGTTACCCAACTGGTGAATGTACTTGGGGAGCTAAAACATTGGCACCTTGGGCTGGAGACTATTGGGGTAACGGAGCTCAGTGGGCAACAAGTGCAGCTGCAGCAGGATTCCGTACAGGATCAACTCCACAAGTTGGCGCGATTGCATGTTGGAATGATGGTGGTTATGGACACGTAGCGGTTGTTACAGCAGTTTCATCATCATCTCGTATCCAAGTATCAGAATCAAACTACGGTGGAGATCGTACAATTGGAAACAAACGTGGATGGTTCAACCCAACTACAACTTCTGAAGGTTACGTAACATACATCTATCCAAACTAA
- a CDS encoding energy-coupling factor ABC transporter ATP-binding protein, whose protein sequence is MKSIIEVKDLSFRYKEDQDHYDVNNVSFHVKRGEWLSIVGHNGSGKSTTIRLIDGLLEAESGEIWIDGQLLSSENVWDLRRQIGMVFQNPDNQFVGATVEDDVAFGLENQGLPREEMQKRVAESLELVGMLDFKKREPARLSGGQKQRVAIAGVVALRPAILILDEATSMLDPEGRRELIQTVQEIRKDYQMTVVSITHDLEEVAMSDRVLVMKKGQVESTSSPRELFSRDDLDQIGLDNPFTNQLRESLRETGYQLPDGYLTEGELEDKLWELL, encoded by the coding sequence ATGAAATCAATTATTGAAGTAAAAGATCTGTCTTTTCGTTATAAGGAAGACCAAGATCATTATGATGTTAATAATGTCTCGTTTCACGTGAAACGTGGAGAATGGCTTTCGATTGTAGGTCATAATGGGAGCGGAAAATCGACAACTATTCGTTTGATTGATGGCTTGCTTGAAGCAGAGTCTGGAGAAATCTGGATAGATGGTCAATTGCTATCCTCTGAGAATGTTTGGGACTTGCGCCGTCAAATTGGCATGGTTTTTCAAAATCCAGATAACCAATTTGTAGGGGCAACTGTTGAAGATGATGTTGCCTTTGGTCTAGAAAATCAGGGTCTTCCTCGTGAAGAAATGCAGAAGAGAGTGGCTGAATCTTTGGAGTTAGTGGGTATGCTGGACTTTAAGAAGAGAGAACCAGCTCGCTTATCTGGTGGACAAAAACAACGGGTGGCCATTGCAGGAGTTGTTGCTCTGAGACCAGCTATTTTGATTCTGGACGAGGCTACAAGTATGTTGGATCCCGAGGGACGTAGAGAATTGATTCAGACAGTTCAAGAGATTCGAAAAGACTATCAGATGACAGTTGTCTCCATTACGCATGACTTGGAAGAAGTTGCGATGAGTGACCGTGTATTGGTCATGAAAAAAGGCCAAGTGGAGTCAACCAGTAGCCCCAGAGAACTTTTTTCTCGGGATGACCTTGACCAGATAGGCTTAGATAATCCTTTTACTAATCAATTAAGAGAATCTTTGAGAGAGACTGGCTATCAGTTGCCAGATGGCTATTTGACAGAAGGAGAGCTAGAGGACAAGCTATGGGAATTACTCTAG
- the rodZ gene encoding cytoskeleton protein RodZ: protein MRKKTIGEVLRLARINQGLSIEELQAKTDIQMNLLEAMEADDFDQLPSPFYARSFLRKYAWAVELDERIILDAYDSGSMITYEEVDVDEEDLSGRRRSNKKKTSYLPLFYFVLFALSILIFVTYYVWNYIQTQPTRPSSANYSVVNSTSSTTSSSSSSSSQASSSSSTTESKITVSGEDNHIEAHYQSSKETATIQLTVSDATSWVSISGSDLEGGVTLSSDNKNAKTTVSTKEPVTITLGVVKGVTLTVDNQTIDTSKLTTQTGTVTLTFTTD from the coding sequence ATGAGAAAAAAAACAATTGGTGAGGTTCTACGTTTAGCCAGAATTAATCAGGGATTGAGTATAGAAGAACTGCAGGCAAAAACGGATATTCAGATGAATTTATTAGAGGCTATGGAAGCTGATGATTTTGATCAACTTCCTAGTCCATTTTATGCTCGTTCTTTTTTAAGAAAATATGCCTGGGCGGTTGAATTGGACGAGAGAATCATTTTGGACGCCTATGATTCGGGAAGCATGATTACCTACGAAGAGGTAGATGTTGATGAAGAGGACTTGTCTGGTCGCAGACGGTCAAATAAGAAAAAAACGTCTTATCTCCCCCTGTTTTACTTCGTTTTGTTTGCTTTGTCGATTTTAATTTTTGTGACCTATTATGTTTGGAATTATATCCAGACTCAACCAACTCGTCCTTCTTCAGCTAATTATAGTGTTGTGAACTCAACTAGTTCAACAACCTCGTCTAGTTCATCTTCTAGCAGTCAGGCATCAAGCTCATCTTCTACTACGGAATCAAAAATTACGGTTTCGGGTGAGGACAATCATATTGAGGCACACTATCAATCAAGTAAGGAAACAGCTACCATTCAACTGACTGTTTCGGATGCAACTAGCTGGGTAAGTATTTCAGGAAGTGACCTTGAAGGTGGTGTGACCTTGTCATCAGACAATAAAAACGCAAAAACAACAGTTTCGACGAAAGAACCTGTGACTATTACTTTGGGTGTAGTGAAGGGAGTTACTTTAACTGTGGACAATCAAACGATTGATACTTCCAAGCTGACAACTCAGACTGGAACTGTGACACTTACATTCACTACAGATTAA
- the mreD gene encoding rod shape-determining protein MreD: MRLFKQVGIFFLLPVVVLIDAHIGQLVGSFFPHFHLASHFLFLFLLFETIEVSEYLYLAYCCIVGLVYDIYFFHLIGIATLLFIVIGASLHKFNSVILTNRWTRMLTIIVITFLFDMGSYLLALAVGLTVDSMPVFIVYSLVPSMILNFLWIVIFQFIFEKIYL, encoded by the coding sequence ATGAGACTGTTTAAACAAGTTGGTATTTTCTTTTTACTCCCTGTTGTTGTTCTAATTGATGCTCATATTGGTCAACTGGTGGGATCCTTCTTTCCCCACTTTCATTTAGCCAGTCATTTTCTATTCTTGTTTCTCTTATTTGAAACAATCGAAGTGTCAGAGTATCTCTATCTAGCCTATTGTTGTATAGTGGGTTTGGTTTATGATATTTATTTTTTCCACTTGATTGGAATTGCCACGCTTTTGTTTATCGTGATTGGTGCTTCGCTCCACAAGTTTAACAGCGTGATATTGACGAATCGTTGGACAAGGATGTTGACCATTATTGTAATCACTTTTCTGTTTGATATGGGGAGTTATCTTCTGGCTTTGGCTGTAGGATTGACTGTAGACTCTATGCCGGTTTTCATTGTCTATAGCCTCGTCCCATCAATGATTCTGAACTTTTTATGGATTGTCATTTTTCAATTTATTTTTGAAAAAATTTATCTATAA
- a CDS encoding energy-coupling factor transporter transmembrane component T family protein gives MDSMILGRYIPGDSIIHRLDPRSKLLAMILLILIVFWANNPLANLILFVATGIFIALSGVSLSFFVQGLKSMFFLIAFTTLFQLFFISSGNVLFEFSFIKITDYALQQAGIIFCRFVLIVFFSTLLTLTTMPLSLAAAVESLLAPLKRVKVPVHEIGLMLSMSLRFVPTLMDDTTRIMNAQKARGVDFGEGSIVQKVKAMIPILIPLFATSLKRADSLAIAMEARGYQGGKGRSQYRQLRWSQKDTLAILVILVLGCLLFFLKS, from the coding sequence ATGGATAGTATGATTTTAGGGCGTTATATACCAGGAGATTCCATCATTCATCGCTTGGATCCCCGTAGTAAATTGCTCGCTATGATCCTGTTGATTTTGATTGTATTTTGGGCTAATAATCCTCTCGCCAATCTCATTCTTTTTGTAGCGACAGGTATATTTATCGCTTTGTCGGGCGTTTCCCTCTCATTTTTTGTTCAGGGATTAAAATCCATGTTTTTCTTGATTGCTTTTACGACTCTATTTCAACTCTTTTTCATTTCAAGTGGAAATGTCTTATTTGAGTTTTCTTTTATAAAAATAACGGATTATGCTTTGCAACAAGCTGGAATTATTTTCTGTCGTTTTGTGTTGATTGTTTTCTTTTCAACTTTGCTAACGTTAACGACCATGCCTTTGAGTTTGGCAGCTGCAGTTGAATCTCTCTTAGCGCCTCTGAAACGCGTGAAAGTTCCCGTTCATGAAATTGGTCTCATGTTATCAATGAGTTTGCGTTTTGTTCCAACCTTGATGGATGACACGACGCGAATTATGAATGCTCAAAAAGCTCGTGGAGTTGACTTTGGCGAAGGTAGCATCGTTCAAAAAGTAAAGGCTATGATTCCGATTTTAATTCCTCTTTTTGCGACGAGCTTAAAGCGTGCAGATTCATTGGCAATAGCCATGGAGGCGCGTGGTTATCAGGGAGGAAAGGGTAGAAGTCAGTATAGACAATTGAGATGGAGTCAAAAGGATACACTGGCGATTCTTGTGATTCTGGTGCTGGGATGTCTCTTATTTTTCTTAAAATCTTAG
- the yfmF gene encoding EF-P 5-aminopentanol modification-associated protein YfmF produces the protein MELVPEISAHFVQSKKFKTNKITVRFTAPLSLKTVAGRMLSASMLETANKAYPTSQAFRRYLASLYGTDISTSAYRRGQAHVLDLTFTYVRDEFLSKKNVLTSRILELVKQTLFAPLVLDGAFESTLFEIEKKQLLASLATDMDDSFYFAHKELDSLFFHDERLKLRYSDLRNSISNESPESSYTYFQDALKNDRIDFFFLGDFNEVEVKEWLRSFSFTGRQIDVKPQYQQPYSNVLREGMVRKNVGQSVLELAYHCSTSYGDKHHLAMVVMNGLLGGFAHSKLFTNVRENAGLAYTISSQLDLFSGQLRMYAGIDRGNRNQARKLMNHQLLELKKGNFTDLEIEQTKEMIRRTLLLAQDSQTSLIERVYLNSLLGKSTSDFDSWVEKLNQVDKEAICKAANSVRLQAIYFMEGIE, from the coding sequence ATGGAGTTAGTGCCTGAAATTTCAGCACATTTTGTTCAATCTAAAAAGTTTAAAACAAATAAAATCACTGTTCGTTTTACTGCTCCCTTATCTCTTAAGACAGTAGCAGGACGCATGTTAAGTGCGAGTATGTTGGAGACTGCCAATAAAGCTTACCCAACTTCTCAAGCTTTTCGTAGATATTTAGCAAGTTTGTATGGGACAGATATTTCTACGAGTGCTTATCGTAGGGGACAGGCACATGTTCTTGACTTAACCTTTACCTATGTGCGGGATGAGTTTTTGAGTAAAAAAAATGTCTTGACTTCTCGAATTTTGGAATTGGTGAAACAGACTTTATTTGCCCCCTTAGTTCTAGATGGAGCCTTTGAGTCAACCTTGTTTGAAATTGAAAAAAAGCAGTTATTGGCTAGCTTAGCTACTGATATGGATGATTCATTTTATTTTGCTCATAAGGAGTTGGATAGCTTGTTCTTCCATGATGAACGTCTTAAATTGAGATACAGTGATTTACGAAATAGCATTTCAAATGAGTCTCCAGAAAGTAGCTACACTTACTTTCAAGATGCTCTGAAAAATGATCGAATTGATTTCTTTTTCTTGGGTGATTTTAATGAAGTGGAAGTAAAGGAGTGGTTGAGGTCATTCTCCTTTACTGGGCGTCAAATTGATGTCAAGCCTCAGTATCAACAACCATATTCAAATGTCCTTCGGGAAGGAATGGTTCGTAAGAATGTGGGCCAATCCGTTTTGGAATTGGCTTACCATTGTTCTACGAGCTATGGAGACAAGCATCATTTGGCCATGGTAGTAATGAATGGTCTATTAGGTGGTTTTGCTCATTCTAAGCTTTTTACAAATGTTCGGGAAAATGCTGGTCTAGCCTACACTATCTCCAGTCAGTTAGATTTGTTTAGTGGTCAATTGAGGATGTATGCTGGCATCGATCGGGGAAATCGCAATCAAGCCAGAAAATTGATGAATCATCAATTACTTGAACTAAAAAAAGGTAATTTTACAGATTTGGAGATTGAACAGACCAAGGAGATGATTCGCAGAACCTTGTTGCTTGCGCAAGATAGTCAGACCTCACTAATCGAGCGAGTTTATTTGAATAGTCTGTTAGGGAAATCTACATCAGATTTTGACAGTTGGGTTGAAAAATTAAACCAAGTTGACAAAGAAGCTATCTGCAAAGCAGCAAATAGTGTTCGGTTACAAGCGATATACTTTATGGAAGGAATAGAATGA
- the mreC gene encoding rod shape-determining protein MreC has protein sequence MNRFKKSKYLIIVFVTVLAVSVLLVTTYSSAIVTKLGDGISLVDRIVQKPFQWFDAFKSDLDHLTQTYNENESLKKQLYKLEVESNQSERLKTENEQLRQLLEMKSKLQATKTLAADVIMRAPVSWKQELTIDAGSSKGVSENMLAIANGGLIGSVSKIEEHSTTVNLLTNTENSDKISVKILHGSTEIYGIIVGYDKETELLKISQLNSNSDISTGDKVTTGGLGNFNVKDIPVGEVVATTHSSDYLTREVTVKLSADTKDLHVVELVGN, from the coding sequence ATGAACCGTTTTAAAAAATCAAAATATCTAATCATCGTTTTTGTCACAGTTCTGGCAGTTTCCGTACTATTAGTGACAACTTATTCAAGTGCTATTGTGACAAAACTAGGAGATGGGATCTCTTTAGTGGATAGAATTGTCCAAAAACCCTTTCAGTGGTTTGATGCTTTCAAATCGGATTTGGACCATTTGACGCAGACCTATAATGAAAATGAAAGCTTAAAAAAGCAACTCTACAAACTAGAAGTGGAGTCTAATCAATCAGAACGTTTAAAAACAGAGAATGAACAACTACGTCAACTTCTAGAGATGAAGTCAAAATTACAGGCTACAAAAACCTTAGCAGCAGATGTGATTATGCGAGCTCCAGTGTCTTGGAAGCAAGAGTTGACAATTGATGCGGGAAGTTCAAAAGGAGTTTCTGAAAATATGTTGGCCATTGCAAACGGTGGTTTGATTGGTAGTGTTTCAAAAATAGAGGAGCATTCAACAACGGTCAACTTGCTGACAAACACTGAAAATTCCGACAAAATTTCCGTTAAAATCCTGCATGGTTCTACTGAAATTTACGGGATCATCGTTGGTTATGACAAGGAAACTGAACTGCTTAAAATTAGTCAATTAAATAGTAACAGCGACATTAGCACCGGAGACAAGGTGACTACAGGAGGACTCGGAAACTTCAATGTTAAGGATATTCCTGTTGGCGAGGTTGTTGCCACAACGCACAGCAGTGATTATCTAACGCGAGAGGTAACAGTAAAGTTGAGTGCTGACACCAAAGATCTTCATGTGGTAGAGTTAGTGGGGAATTAG
- the yfmH gene encoding EF-P 5-aminopentanol modification-associated protein YfmH — MTPVTFEEKYYPAVKETVYQTRLSNGLTVSLLPKKQFNEVYGVVTVRFGSVDTSFTLSEKGLQSYPAGIAHFLEHKLFERENAEDIMESFTRLGADSNAFTSFTKTSYLFSTIDHLSENLDLLEELVTVAHFTEESVEREREIIQQEREMYQDDPDSRLFFATLANLYPNTPLAADIVGGEKSINNIQLNDLKNNFTAFYKPVNMSLFLVGNFDVDTVEKYFSQKKHRNLEEMVVRKEKLTLQAVKETDSLRMEVSSPKLAVGIRGADEVAEEDCYRYNVLLRLLFTMMFGWTSERFQKLYEAGKLDASLSLEVEVNSRFHFVMLTMDTKEPVSLSHQFRKAILNFTKDSDLTEEHLDLVKSEIFGEFFSSMNSLEFIATQYEPVDRGETIFDLPKILQEITLDDVLEVGHRLIDDGDLIDFTIFPA; from the coding sequence ATGACACCAGTTACCTTTGAAGAAAAATACTATCCTGCTGTAAAGGAGACGGTTTATCAGACTCGTCTATCAAATGGATTGACAGTGTCTCTCCTTCCTAAGAAACAATTTAATGAAGTTTACGGAGTTGTAACAGTTCGATTTGGATCAGTAGACACAAGCTTTACACTATCTGAAAAAGGTTTACAGTCTTATCCAGCTGGAATTGCACATTTTCTTGAACATAAACTGTTTGAGAGAGAAAATGCTGAAGATATTATGGAGTCTTTTACACGCTTGGGAGCTGATAGCAATGCTTTTACAAGTTTTACAAAGACGAGTTATTTGTTTTCAACAATAGATCATTTATCAGAAAATTTGGATTTGCTTGAAGAATTGGTAACAGTCGCTCATTTTACAGAAGAGTCAGTTGAGAGAGAGCGGGAAATTATCCAACAGGAACGTGAGATGTACCAAGACGATCCAGATTCGCGTCTGTTTTTTGCAACCTTAGCAAATCTTTATCCAAATACTCCTTTGGCAGCTGATATTGTTGGAGGTGAAAAATCAATTAACAATATTCAGCTGAATGACTTAAAAAATAACTTTACAGCCTTTTACAAACCTGTCAACATGTCTTTGTTTTTAGTTGGGAATTTTGATGTAGATACGGTTGAGAAGTATTTTTCGCAAAAGAAACATAGAAACTTGGAAGAAATGGTAGTAAGGAAGGAGAAACTTACTTTACAAGCTGTCAAAGAAACAGATAGCCTTCGGATGGAAGTTTCTTCACCAAAACTTGCTGTTGGAATTAGGGGAGCAGATGAGGTAGCAGAAGAAGATTGCTACCGTTATAATGTTTTGCTAAGATTATTGTTTACGATGATGTTTGGTTGGACTTCTGAGCGATTTCAAAAATTATATGAGGCTGGGAAGTTGGATGCCTCGCTATCCTTAGAGGTGGAAGTGAATAGTCGCTTTCATTTTGTGATGTTGACAATGGATACGAAAGAACCAGTTTCGTTGTCGCATCAATTTCGAAAGGCTATTCTCAACTTTACGAAAGATTCAGATCTTACAGAGGAACATCTGGATCTTGTTAAGAGTGAGATATTTGGGGAATTTTTCAGTAGCATGAACTCCTTGGAGTTTATTGCGACACAGTATGAACCAGTCGACAGAGGGGAAACTATTTTTGATTTACCAAAAATTTTACAAGAAATTACTTTAGACGATGTTCTTGAAGTTGGGCATCGTTTGATAGATGATGGTGATTTGATTGATTTTACAATTTTTCCAGCCTAA
- a CDS encoding energy-coupling factor transporter ATPase: MGITLENVSFTYQEGTPLSSSALTDVSLTIEDGSYTALIGHTGSGKSTILQLLNGLLLPSKGSVRVFNTVITPTSTNKEIRQIRKQVGLVFQFAENQVFEETVLKDVAFGPQNFGVSEEEAQKIAREKLALVGIDESLFERSPFELSGGQMRRVAIAGILAMEPTVLVLDEPTAGLDPLGRKELMTLFKKLHLAGMTIVLVTHLMDDVAEYANQVYVMERGSLVKSGKPSDVFQDVASMENVQLGVPKITAFCKRLADRGVAFKKLPIKIEEFKESLNG, encoded by the coding sequence ATGGGAATTACTCTAGAAAATGTGAGCTTTACCTATCAAGAGGGGACCCCCCTATCTTCATCAGCCTTGACTGATGTTTCTTTGACAATTGAGGACGGCTCCTATACAGCTTTGATAGGACATACAGGTAGTGGAAAATCGACGATCTTACAGCTTTTAAATGGCCTATTGCTTCCAAGTAAGGGTTCTGTTCGAGTTTTTAATACCGTCATTACCCCTACATCAACAAATAAAGAAATTCGACAGATTCGAAAGCAAGTTGGACTAGTTTTTCAATTTGCTGAAAATCAGGTTTTCGAAGAAACTGTTTTGAAAGATGTTGCGTTTGGACCACAAAATTTTGGAGTTTCTGAGGAAGAAGCACAGAAAATTGCGCGTGAAAAGTTAGCCTTGGTGGGCATTGATGAGTCACTCTTTGAGAGGAGCCCATTTGAACTTTCGGGTGGTCAGATGAGACGTGTTGCCATTGCAGGGATACTAGCGATGGAGCCAACTGTCTTAGTTTTGGATGAGCCAACAGCTGGTCTAGATCCTTTGGGCAGAAAAGAATTGATGACTCTGTTTAAAAAACTTCACCTTGCTGGAATGACAATCGTTCTAGTAACGCATTTGATGGATGACGTAGCTGAGTATGCTAATCAGGTTTACGTTATGGAAAGGGGGAGTTTGGTCAAAAGTGGCAAACCAAGTGATGTCTTCCAAGATGTTGCCTCTATGGAAAATGTACAGTTAGGTGTGCCTAAAATCACAGCCTTTTGTAAACGTTTGGCAGATAGAGGTGTAGCTTTTAAAAAGCTACCAATCAAGATAGAGGAGTTTAAGGAGTCGCTAAATGGATAG